The Vigna unguiculata cultivar IT97K-499-35 chromosome 6, ASM411807v1, whole genome shotgun sequence genome contains a region encoding:
- the LOC114188390 gene encoding RING-H2 finger protein ATL47-like: protein MSTVHHYYSVMRVNDEHTTVLPGDYFNFDVKVRFHSANTFPAGLQHHLSPAAIPAQDFFQQGPTFLHTMFSLSPFSLFGCTEQIIEGVLSDVQGLFRVENLSSFISLEPQESQNRIIPLTITVIILKFEDRAIIEEGRQRYIRSQRVSSRRSERLATRRSERLRASQRQSSRQNQRQSSEVEYDSDDEVMINSFLKKCTVIRGREDCCICLEELSVNPECYTLPCQHAFHLPCILTWLKNSQACPLCRHSLRTAETAEN, encoded by the coding sequence atgtcgaCAGTGCATCATTACTACAGTGTGATGAGGGTGAATGATGAACACACCACGGTTCTGCCTGGTGATTATTTCAACTTTGATGTCAAAGTTAGATTCCACTCAGCCAATACATTCCCAGCAGGGTTACAGCATCATCTTTCTCCGGCGGCAATACCCGCTCAAGATTTCTTCCAACAGGGTCCAACCTTCTTACACACCATgttctcactttcacctttCTCCCTTTTTGGATGTACGGAGCAAATAATAGAAGGGGTTCTTTCCGATGTTCAAGGCTTGTTTCGAGTTGaaaacctttcttcttttatttctctGGAACCTCAGGAATCTCAAAACCGAATCATCCCTTTAACTATCACGgttataatattgaaatttgaaGATCGTGCAATTATTGAAGAGGGCAGACAGAGGTATATAAGGAGCCAGAGGGTGAGTTCAAGAAGGAGTGAAAGGCTCGCTACAAGAAGGAGCGAGAGGCTGAGAGCGAGTCAGAGGCAAAGTTCTAGGCAGAATCAGAGGCAGAGTTCTGAAGTGGAATATGATTCCGATGATGAAGTCATGATAAATTCATTTTTGAAGAAGTGTACTGTCATCAGAGGACGTGAAGATTGCTGTATCTGCTTGGAAGAGTTGAGTGTCAATCCTGAGTGCTACACGTTGCCATGCCAACATGCCTTTCATCTTCCATGTATCCTCACATGGCTCAAAAACAGTCAAGCGTGTCCCTTGTGTCGCCACTCTTTGCGGACAGCTGAGACAGCTGAGAACTAG
- the LOC114189108 gene encoding E3 ubiquitin-protein ligase RING1-like, giving the protein MQSQSRRTHYALTRLNNQHTTVAPGDTFILHIQVLYFPIRPGCLEHHFSPRPISSLDFFQHGQNLLCSTLSHSRFVIDSLEDVCERIVYSVREMFQVGSISDFLSLEFQNRVIPLSLSVLILDDGVHAATEESRQSFQSSRRNHWQPSRRNQRQPSRGNHMSKEAIISTFLKKCTVMVGSEDCCICLEELNINAECYTMPCQHVFHLPCILTWLKTSNVCPLCRYSLPSSGN; this is encoded by the coding sequence ATGCAGTCACAGTCACGACGTACCCACTATGCTTTGACGAGGCTGAATAATCAACACACCACAGTTGCTCCTGGTGATACTTTCATCCTACACATCCAGGTTTTATATTTTCCAATCCGACCAGGATGCTTAGAGCATCATTTTTCACCAAGACCAATATCCTCTCTGGATTTCTTCCAACATGGTCAAAACCTCTTATGCTCAACCTTGTCACATTCACGCTTTGTCATTGATTCTCTTGAAGATGTATGTGAAAGGATTGTTTATAGTGTTAGAGAAATGTTTCAAGTTGGTAGCATTTctgattttctttctttggaaTTTCAAAACCGTGTCATCCCTTTATCGCTGTCAGTGTTAATATTGGATGATGGAGTGCATGCAGCTACTGAAGAGTCCAGGCAGAGTTTCCAGAGTTCTAGAAGAAATCATTGGCAGCCTTCTAGAAGGAATCAGAGACAACCTTCTAGAGGGAATCATATGTCCAAGGAAGCTATAATAAGTACCTTCCTGAAGAAATGTACTGTTATGGTAGGAAGTGAAGATTGTTGTATCTGTTTAGAAGAGTTGAATATCAATGCTGAGTGCTACACCATGCCATGTCAACATGTCTTTCACCTACCATGTATTCTCACATGGCTCAAAACCAGTAATGTCTGTCCCTTGTGTCGCTACTCTTTACCATCAAGCGGAAACTAG